GCAAACTGCGACTTACATTTTCCCAATGGACAGCAAATTCTACAGCGGTAAAACAGCAGACGGCAAAGATAAGGCAGAAATTGCGAAACACGGTAACTCATTCGCTTCGACCAACCTTTCTGGTACTGGCCCGTTTATTGTCACCGAGCGTGAGCAAGGGGTTAAGGTTGAGTTTACTCGTAATGCAGATTACTGGGACAAAGCATCAAAAGGTAACGTTGATAAGCTAACGCTACTGCCAATCAAAGAAGATGCGACACGTCTAGCTGCACTGTTGTCTGGTGGTGTGGACATGATTGACCACGTAGCACCTAACGATCACAAACGTTTGAAAGATGCCGATGGTGTGGATCTGGTGACTCAGCCGGGTACCCGTATTATCACCTTCCAAATGAACCAAAACAGTAATGAAGCACTGAAAGATGTGCGTGTGCGTCAAGCGATTGTTCATGCAATCAATAATGAAGGCATCGTGAAGAAAATCATGAAAGGCTTCGCTACAACGGCAGGTCAACAAAGTCCGGCGGGTTACCAAGGCCATAATGCGGATCTTGTTCCTCGTTATGATGTGAAGAAAGCTAAAGCATTAATGAAAGAAGCAGGTTATGCCGATGGCTTTACCCTAACCATGCTAGCGCCAAACAACCGTTATGTGAACGATGCTAAAGTGGCGCAAGCAGTTGCAGCAATGCTATCGAAGATCGATATTAAGGTTGATCTTAAAACCATGCCAAAAGCGCAATACTGGCCTGAGTTTGATAAGTGTGCTGCAGATATGCTGATGATTGGTTGGCACGCTGATACCGAAGATTCTGCGAACATGACTGAGTTTTTAACCATGACGCGTAACGAGGAAACGGGTCAAGGTCAGTACAACTGTGGTTTCTACTCAAATCCAGAAGTCGACAAACTCGTGAAAGCAGCGAACGTGGAAACCGATCCGAAGAAGCGTACTGAAATGCTACAAACAGTAGAAACAACGCTTTATAACGAAGCGGCATTTGTTCCTCTACACTGGCAGAGCCTTGCATGGGGTGCACGTTCAAACGTTCACGCAGCTGATATTGTTAACCCAATGGAGATGCCTTACTTCGGCGATCTTGTGGTTGATGAAAAATAAATAAAATAACAATGAAAGCGACAGTGCCGGAGCTTGCTCCGGCACTTTTTCAGGAAGAAAAAGAAGGGGCACGGAATGTTTACGTTTCTGGTCAAGCGCCTGTATCAGGCACTGATAGTGATGTTTGTGATCAGTTTGGTGGCATTTGCCATCCAAGATAACCTTGGCGACCCATTACGTGAGTTGGTGGGGCAATCTGTATCAGAAGCTGAACGACAACAATTACGTGATGATTTAGGACTTAACGATCCGTTTATCACCAAATATAGCCGATTTTTATCTAACGCCGTGCAAGGTGATTTAGGTACATCTTATACCTTTAAAAAGCCAGCTACTGAGGTGATTTTAGATAAGCTAGTGGCAACACTGGAGCTGGTATTTGGCGCCACCATGATCATCATAGTGGTCTCGATCCCGCTTGGGGTCTATTCCGCCATCCATCCCAATAGTGTGTTCACCAAAGCCATTATGGCGTTCAGTAGTATCGGTATCTCTATTCCTGTTTTCCTTACCGCGATCATGCTGATGTACATCTTCTCTATTGAGCTAGGCTGGTTGCCATCATTTGGGCGTGGTGAAACGGCCAATTACTTCGGTTGGGATTCAGGTTATTTCACTGTTGATGGTTTGAAGCACTTAGTTCTGCCATGTGTGGCGTTAGCTTCTATTATGCTGCCGCTATTTATTCGTTTAGTGCGTTCAGAAATGCTGGAAGTGTTGAGTTCTGAATACATCAAGTTTGCCAAAGCCAAAGGCTTACCGATGAAAAAGGTTTACTACCAACACGCACTGAAAAACACCATGCTGCCTGTATTAACCGTTGGCGGGGTGCAGATCGGTACCATGATTGCCTACACCATTTTGACCGAAAGTGTTTTCCAATGGCCGGGAACAGGGCTGCTATTTTTAGACGCGATTAACCGTGTTGATACCCCATTAATTACGGCTTACGTGATTTTTGTAGGACTGATTTTCGTTGTAACTAATACCATTGTTGATTTGCTCTATGGATTGGTTAACCCGACTGTAAACCTGACTGGCAAGGGAGAGTAAGTCATGAGTAATACACTAACTGCGCCAAGCCGTTGGGAGCGCTTTAAAAACTCGGATTTCCTGTATTATTTTAAGAAAGACAAGGTAGCGATGGTTTGTTTCGCAGTCTTTCTAAGCTTTGCAACGGCGGCATTATTTGCGCCATTTATTGCACCGACTAATCCTTATGATCTGTCGTCAATTGACATTATGGACTCGGAATTGCCGCCTTCTTGGATGGAAGACGGTGATGAAAACTTCCTGCTCGGTACTGACGATCAAGGGCGTGATATTTTCTCCACCATTCTTTACGGCGCTCGCTTATCATTGACCATTGGTTTGCTGGCAGTTGCACTGCAGATGACGCTAGGTATCGTGATTGGCTTGACGGCAGGTTACTTCGGTGGACGTGTTGATAGCTTCTTAATGCGTGTGGCTGATGTGCAGTTATCGTTCTCAACCATGATGGTGGCGATCATTGTTTCTGCGATTTTCAGAACAGCGCTAGGAGCTGAAACCTATGCCCAATATGCGGTGATCATGCTGGTGGTGATCATTGGTATTGCTGAGTGTGCACAATACGCTCGTACTGTGCGTGCATCTGTACTAGCAGAGAAGAAGAAAGAGTATGTCGAAGCTGCAAAAGTCATGGGCTTTAGAGCGCCACGTATTATGTTCCGTCATATTCTGCCAAACTGCTTATCACCTATCTTAGTGATTTCAACGGTGCAGGTGGCGAACGCCATTATGTCAGAAGCGGCACTGTCATTCTTAGGTTTAGGTTTACCGGTAGATCAGCCATCTCTGGGTTCGCTTATCAGCATCGGCTTTAAATACATTTTCTCAGGTCAATGGTGGATCACCGCATTCCCTGGCATTGTGCTAGTGGTATTGGTGCTAGTGATCAACTTACTAGGTGACTGGCTACGTGATGTGTTTAACCCGAAAATCTATAAAGGTTAATAGCTGATATTTAGATAGTAAAAAGGCGACAGATGGTCTGTCTCTTATACACAAATCCCTAAGCCAATGCTTGGGGATTTTTTTGAACTAATTTTATGTTTCATGATCTGATCATCTAAGCAATGATAAGGATGATTATGATGACCTATATAGAACCAACTCTTTGGGCTCAAAAACAATTCGGTCAAGCCGATCTTAATGACCCAAGACGCACTCAAAGACTCGTTGCTCTAGCTACCTCTCTGGCTGAACAACCTGGTATCCCTATCTCAAAACTCATCATCTCCCCAGCCGATATGGAAGGGGCTTATCGCTTTATTCGTAATGACCAAATCAAAGCAGAAGATATTGCAGAAGCTGGATTCTATGTCACAGCACAAGAAGCTTTTGAACAACAAACACTGCTTGCATTGGAAGATACCACTTCTCTAAGTTACTCACATCACAGCATACAAGATACACTCGGGCATTCCAATCAAGGTAATCGACACCGAGCAATGTTCGTTCATTCAACGTTGCTTTTTGCTCCCGAAACTCACACTGTAGTTGGTTTAATCGAACAACAACGCTGGACCCGAGATATTGAAAAACGTGGTCAAAGACACCAGCATGCAACTCGACCATACAAAGAAAAAGAAAGTTATAAATGGGAACAAGCATCTCGCCATGTTGCAGAGCGACTAGGCGAGAAAATGTCAGAGGTTATTTCTGTAT
The sequence above is a segment of the Photobacterium leiognathi genome. Coding sequences within it:
- a CDS encoding ABC transporter substrate-binding protein; amino-acid sequence: MKTIKSKLAVALMAAGLSFSATAAEIKLGYASDPVSLDPHEQLSGGTLQLSHMVFDPLVRFTQDMEFEPRLAQSWERIDDHTFRFKLRQGVKFHSGNPLTADDVVWTFNRLQDSADFKKIFDPYAEMKKVDDYTVDLISKGTYPLVLQTATYIFPMDSKFYSGKTADGKDKAEIAKHGNSFASTNLSGTGPFIVTEREQGVKVEFTRNADYWDKASKGNVDKLTLLPIKEDATRLAALLSGGVDMIDHVAPNDHKRLKDADGVDLVTQPGTRIITFQMNQNSNEALKDVRVRQAIVHAINNEGIVKKIMKGFATTAGQQSPAGYQGHNADLVPRYDVKKAKALMKEAGYADGFTLTMLAPNNRYVNDAKVAQAVAAMLSKIDIKVDLKTMPKAQYWPEFDKCAADMLMIGWHADTEDSANMTEFLTMTRNEETGQGQYNCGFYSNPEVDKLVKAANVETDPKKRTEMLQTVETTLYNEAAFVPLHWQSLAWGARSNVHAADIVNPMEMPYFGDLVVDEK
- a CDS encoding ABC transporter permease — protein: MFTFLVKRLYQALIVMFVISLVAFAIQDNLGDPLRELVGQSVSEAERQQLRDDLGLNDPFITKYSRFLSNAVQGDLGTSYTFKKPATEVILDKLVATLELVFGATMIIIVVSIPLGVYSAIHPNSVFTKAIMAFSSIGISIPVFLTAIMLMYIFSIELGWLPSFGRGETANYFGWDSGYFTVDGLKHLVLPCVALASIMLPLFIRLVRSEMLEVLSSEYIKFAKAKGLPMKKVYYQHALKNTMLPVLTVGGVQIGTMIAYTILTESVFQWPGTGLLFLDAINRVDTPLITAYVIFVGLIFVVTNTIVDLLYGLVNPTVNLTGKGE
- a CDS encoding ABC transporter permease, whose protein sequence is MSNTLTAPSRWERFKNSDFLYYFKKDKVAMVCFAVFLSFATAALFAPFIAPTNPYDLSSIDIMDSELPPSWMEDGDENFLLGTDDQGRDIFSTILYGARLSLTIGLLAVALQMTLGIVIGLTAGYFGGRVDSFLMRVADVQLSFSTMMVAIIVSAIFRTALGAETYAQYAVIMLVVIIGIAECAQYARTVRASVLAEKKKEYVEAAKVMGFRAPRIMFRHILPNCLSPILVISTVQVANAIMSEAALSFLGLGLPVDQPSLGSLISIGFKYIFSGQWWITAFPGIVLVVLVLVINLLGDWLRDVFNPKIYKG